A DNA window from Tenuifilaceae bacterium CYCD contains the following coding sequences:
- a CDS encoding MFS transporter, whose amino-acid sequence MNSTVSKLTFKEKVGYGLGDTASHFVWDMVGFWLMFFYTDVYGISAAAAGTIMLIARFWDMAIDPLIGVVSDRTNTRWGKFRPYILFGALPYALLSILTFTTPNFGEVGKIIYAGTTYVLLMTAYAAINLPYSALGAVMSSDTYERAGLNTYRFIAGFAGQFIVTGLALTLAEMFGQGNKAQGFQYTITLFAFLSLIFFFITFKATKERVSPPKAQKNSLKEDFRNLFQNRAWVILAIVGIVSFIMFAMQNAAVAYYFKYYIGKETNVQLFNVIGTVALIVALPFSKPLAKRFGNRNVFIGSSLISGIFFILIYLPGAENLTTIYIFNILAKMAYAPAVPLLWTMIADSADYGEWTTGRRATGLYFSAAVFAQKAGWGIGAAIAGWILTVSQFVPNVAQTETAITGIKLLVSVIPGILYMSCAIFMIFYKIDSKTTEIMKKDLAAIREKEQAEQ is encoded by the coding sequence ATGAACAGCACGGTTTCCAAACTAACTTTTAAGGAAAAAGTAGGTTACGGCCTAGGCGATACGGCATCGCATTTTGTATGGGATATGGTCGGCTTCTGGCTTATGTTTTTCTATACCGATGTTTACGGAATTTCGGCAGCCGCGGCTGGAACTATTATGCTTATTGCTCGTTTTTGGGATATGGCTATCGATCCATTAATTGGGGTTGTTTCCGATAGAACAAATACCCGCTGGGGAAAATTCAGACCCTACATACTTTTTGGTGCTCTGCCGTATGCTTTGCTATCAATTTTAACATTTACTACACCTAATTTTGGAGAGGTTGGTAAAATTATTTATGCCGGTACAACCTATGTGCTATTAATGACCGCCTATGCTGCAATAAACCTCCCCTACTCTGCCCTTGGCGCGGTTATGTCGTCCGACACGTACGAACGGGCAGGATTAAATACTTACCGTTTTATTGCAGGATTTGCTGGGCAATTTATTGTAACAGGGCTTGCTCTCACTCTTGCCGAAATGTTTGGACAGGGTAATAAGGCACAAGGATTCCAGTATACAATTACACTCTTCGCATTTTTGAGTTTGATATTTTTCTTTATAACCTTTAAGGCTACTAAGGAAAGAGTTAGTCCCCCAAAAGCACAGAAAAACTCTCTTAAGGAAGATTTTAGAAACTTATTCCAGAATCGCGCATGGGTAATTCTTGCCATTGTAGGCATAGTTTCTTTTATAATGTTTGCAATGCAAAATGCCGCAGTTGCCTACTACTTTAAGTATTACATAGGTAAAGAAACCAATGTTCAACTTTTCAATGTAATTGGAACGGTAGCATTAATAGTAGCTTTGCCATTTTCTAAACCTTTGGCAAAAAGATTTGGAAATCGGAATGTTTTTATTGGCAGTTCATTAATATCGGGAATATTCTTCATTCTGATTTATTTACCCGGAGCTGAAAATCTAACTACCATTTACATTTTCAACATTCTAGCCAAAATGGCCTATGCTCCCGCGGTTCCATTACTATGGACAATGATTGCCGACTCCGCCGATTATGGCGAATGGACTACCGGCCGACGCGCAACGGGTTTGTACTTCTCTGCTGCTGTTTTTGCCCAGAAGGCTGGTTGGGGAATCGGCGCTGCAATTGCTGGCTGGATTCTTACGGTTTCTCAATTTGTCCCTAACGTTGCACAAACCGAAACGGCTATAACCGGAATAAAATTGCTGGTTTCGGTAATTCCTGGAATCCTTTATATGTCGTGCGCAATCTTTATGATATTCTATAAGATTGATTCGAAAACAACTGAGATAATGAAAAAGGATTTAGCGGCTATCCGGGAAAAAGAGCAAGCAGAACAATAA
- a CDS encoding TonB-dependent receptor, translated as MKNILSAALIIISISVNAQVTVKGKVTDKNGSPLVGANIIVKGTYDGTVTDSTGNYYLKVNTENSTLIATYMGFINQEITVNSTKGQTEINFKLKENANQIEGVVISAGTFETADRKRSVTLQPLDIVTTPSATGDIYGALTTLPGTAAIGEDGRLFVRGGDGYESKTFIDGLLSKKPYSSNVPDLPSRGRFSPFLFSGQTFSTGGYSAEYGQALSSALILNSNALPRESQTDISIMSVGVGVSHTIRKEKSSISAGVDYTNLQPYFQLSSRRFEMNKYPESIGLTLVARQKVGEDGMLKFFSTYSGTQFGLKYPDLTVPGSMSDISIENKNNYTNLSYNDKLGKGWYLKSGVALTIDQNNLNLQSYLVDESSKNVQAKITIKKSFNENASLLFGAEETYNYFNQDYNNISTSFSNNSNFDDFETALYAEADYRPISNIALRAGVRGEHSSLLNDNNLGARLSAAVKITNSSQLSLAYGNFYQTPEDDLLRFTQNLTFERANHYIANYQWEKNDRIFRIEAYKKDYKNLVIYNPNEIWNGESYNNSGKGHSQGIDIFYRDRKTFRGFEYWISYSYVDSKRQYRYYPKMVTPSFAPTHSASIVAKKWIQSITTQFGLSTTFSTGRPYNNPNSSEFMDGRSPFYHDISINCSHLRTIYGKSVIIYASVNNLLGRNNIYGYRYYSQPNAEGIYEAFPLKNDSKRFYFLGIFITL; from the coding sequence ATGAAAAACATTTTATCAGCAGCATTAATAATCATCTCAATAAGTGTTAATGCACAGGTTACAGTTAAAGGAAAAGTCACCGACAAAAATGGCAGCCCCTTAGTTGGTGCCAACATTATTGTTAAAGGAACTTACGATGGAACGGTAACTGATTCTACTGGAAATTATTATTTAAAAGTAAATACCGAGAACTCCACACTAATAGCAACCTATATGGGTTTTATCAATCAGGAGATTACGGTAAATTCAACAAAAGGTCAAACCGAAATCAACTTTAAACTCAAAGAAAATGCTAACCAGATTGAGGGGGTAGTTATTTCTGCCGGAACATTCGAAACAGCCGACAGAAAGCGCAGTGTAACTCTGCAACCCCTCGATATTGTAACAACTCCTAGCGCCACGGGCGATATTTACGGAGCACTAACCACACTACCTGGGACTGCCGCAATTGGCGAGGATGGACGCCTTTTTGTTCGTGGTGGCGATGGATACGAGAGCAAAACTTTTATTGATGGTCTACTATCGAAAAAACCTTACAGTTCCAATGTACCCGATCTACCGAGCCGTGGACGCTTCTCCCCTTTCCTGTTTAGCGGACAAACATTTAGTACCGGAGGTTATTCTGCCGAGTATGGTCAAGCTCTATCTTCCGCTTTAATTCTAAACTCAAATGCTCTTCCCCGAGAATCGCAAACCGATATTTCAATTATGTCTGTTGGTGTAGGTGTGAGTCATACCATTAGAAAGGAAAAATCATCGATTTCTGCAGGGGTTGATTATACAAACCTTCAGCCATATTTCCAATTATCATCCAGAAGATTCGAGATGAATAAATATCCTGAATCCATTGGTCTAACGTTGGTTGCTCGTCAGAAAGTTGGAGAAGATGGAATGCTAAAGTTTTTTAGCACTTACTCTGGCACTCAGTTCGGACTAAAATATCCCGACTTAACTGTACCCGGCTCAATGTCCGACATCTCAATTGAAAATAAGAATAATTATACCAATCTATCATATAACGATAAGCTAGGAAAAGGATGGTACTTAAAAAGTGGTGTTGCATTGACTATTGATCAGAATAATTTGAACCTACAGTCATACCTTGTGGATGAATCCAGTAAGAATGTACAAGCAAAAATCACCATAAAGAAAAGTTTTAACGAAAATGCATCGCTACTATTTGGTGCAGAGGAAACCTACAACTACTTTAATCAGGATTACAACAATATCAGCACATCGTTCAGCAATAACAGCAATTTCGATGATTTTGAAACAGCGCTATATGCCGAGGCCGACTATAGACCAATCAGTAATATTGCATTAAGAGCGGGAGTCAGAGGCGAACACAGCAGTTTATTAAACGACAACAACTTAGGTGCAAGACTTTCGGCTGCTGTAAAAATTACCAATTCATCGCAACTATCGCTTGCATACGGTAATTTTTACCAAACCCCAGAGGACGACTTGCTTCGATTCACACAAAATCTAACTTTTGAGAGAGCGAACCACTACATAGCCAACTACCAATGGGAAAAAAACGATAGAATATTCCGTATTGAAGCTTATAAAAAGGATTACAAAAATCTTGTAATCTATAATCCAAATGAGATTTGGAATGGAGAATCATACAATAATTCAGGAAAAGGACATTCACAAGGAATTGACATTTTCTACCGCGACAGAAAAACTTTCAGAGGATTTGAATACTGGATTTCCTACTCATATGTAGATTCTAAGCGCCAGTACCGCTATTATCCTAAAATGGTAACACCATCGTTCGCACCAACTCATTCGGCAAGTATTGTGGCAAAGAAATGGATACAAAGTATTACTACACAATTTGGACTATCTACAACATTCTCAACTGGTCGGCCTTATAACAACCCCAACAGTAGCGAATTTATGGACGGACGCTCCCCATTCTACCACGATATTAGCATCAACTGCAGTCATTTAAGAACCATTTACGGAAAATCAGTAATTATATATGCGTCGGTAAATAATCTGTTAGGTCGCAATAATATCTACGGATACCGCTACTACAGTCAACCCAATGCCGAGGGAATTTACGAGGCATTCCCACTTAAGAACGACTCCAAAAGGTTTTACTTCCTAGGTATATTCATCACTCTTTAA
- a CDS encoding histidine kinase — MNPKEIKTFIVRQLIDVAIALVLSGFITYAFAGNYLFTNFSTTYKNLLFGFCLGFTLWKGNQYIGFIGDIYFPWDRNPKLTLLAKSFLSIVFSVIDIFLVNFLYLKFVFNINIFDNPSRWIWQMVITLLISLLITISFYLAYFFKWWRIATVNEEKLKQEAIQLRYDALKSQVNPHFLFNSLSVLSSLVDTDTAKAKLFIQQFSDIYRYVLDQKDKELVSLDEEIRFIKSYINLHQMRHGESLKISIDINNLSGYIIPLSLQTLLENCFKHNIISEEKPLNVRLWRENDFIIVENNLQKRRTIQDSNGIGLETICKRYEYLAHHPMEVIQNETSFTVKVPIIKSIS; from the coding sequence ATGAATCCTAAGGAAATTAAAACATTTATAGTCCGCCAACTTATTGATGTAGCAATAGCACTTGTGCTAAGCGGATTTATAACCTATGCATTTGCAGGAAACTATCTATTCACAAATTTCAGTACGACTTACAAAAATCTGCTTTTTGGTTTCTGCCTTGGATTCACTCTTTGGAAAGGAAATCAATATATTGGTTTTATTGGTGATATTTATTTTCCTTGGGACCGAAATCCTAAACTCACATTATTAGCTAAATCCTTTTTATCTATTGTGTTTTCGGTCATAGATATTTTCTTGGTAAACTTTCTATATCTAAAGTTTGTATTTAACATTAATATATTTGATAATCCAAGCCGATGGATTTGGCAGATGGTAATAACCCTATTAATATCGCTGCTAATAACCATAAGTTTTTACCTTGCATACTTCTTTAAATGGTGGAGAATTGCCACAGTTAACGAAGAGAAGCTAAAGCAGGAAGCCATCCAGTTACGCTACGATGCACTTAAAAGTCAAGTAAATCCGCACTTTCTTTTTAATAGTTTAAGCGTACTAAGCTCTCTGGTCGATACCGATACGGCAAAAGCAAAGCTTTTCATTCAACAATTTTCCGATATTTACCGTTACGTGCTCGACCAAAAAGATAAGGAGTTGGTTTCCTTAGACGAAGAAATACGGTTTATAAAATCTTACATCAATCTTCACCAAATGCGCCACGGGGAGAGTTTAAAAATATCTATCGATATCAATAACCTCTCAGGTTATATCATTCCGCTTTCGCTACAAACTCTTCTTGAGAATTGCTTTAAACACAACATTATATCGGAGGAAAAACCTTTAAATGTTAGGTTATGGAGGGAGAATGATTTTATAATTGTGGAAAATAACCTACAAAAACGACGCACAATTCAGGACTCGAATGGGATTGGGCTAGAAACCATTTGTAAGCGATACGAATATCTAGCGCATCATCCAATGGAGGTGATACAAAATGAAACTTCCTTCACAGTAAAAGTTCCTATCATTAAATCAATATCATAA
- a CDS encoding protein-S-isoprenylcysteine methyltransferase, protein MLVKRSSKIDSKRQNDKGSLVLLWVVITLCFTFGFTFANYKTWTLTNYTIATIGVNIILLGALIRWISIIQLKSAFTVNVAIANNHKLKTDGVYKYVRHPSYFGLLFIMFGFSVSMNSYISILIITIPMLLVILYRIKVEEEILLAEFGNDYSNYKNRTKKLIPWVI, encoded by the coding sequence ATGCTTGTTAAACGTTCAAGTAAGATTGATTCGAAGCGCCAAAACGATAAAGGATCTCTAGTTTTGCTCTGGGTAGTCATAACCCTTTGCTTTACTTTCGGATTTACATTTGCTAACTATAAAACTTGGACTCTCACAAATTATACAATTGCCACTATTGGCGTTAATATAATTCTACTTGGAGCATTAATTCGTTGGATATCAATAATTCAACTCAAAAGCGCTTTTACAGTGAACGTTGCCATTGCAAACAACCATAAACTCAAAACCGATGGGGTTTACAAGTATGTTCGTCACCCCAGCTATTTTGGACTCTTGTTTATAATGTTTGGATTTTCGGTTAGTATGAATAGCTATATATCTATTTTGATCATTACAATTCCAATGTTACTAGTAATTCTTTACAGAATTAAGGTTGAAGAGGAAATTCTACTCGCAGAATTTGGGAATGATTATTCTAACTACAAAAACAGAACAAAAAAACTTATTCCTTGGGTTATTTAA
- a CDS encoding DNA-binding response regulator codes for MNYIIAEDEKLTADRLKTMITLLRPSFKCLAVFDSVSSAVKWLKQNPHPQLAFFDIQLADGISFEIFEQVKIDFPVIFTTAYNEYALKAFKVNSIDYLLKPVNENELKAAIDKFENTRNTSTSIDSNQITTLINQLSNSYKSRFLVKVGEHLKMINCNDIAFFHSMEKSTFIRNTEGRDYAIDQTLDQLELVVNPSEFYRVNRGCIIGINSIRDIVAYSNSRLKIVPTVKVDEDIIVSRERVSGFKEWLER; via the coding sequence ATGAACTATATTATTGCAGAGGACGAAAAGTTGACCGCCGACAGGTTAAAAACGATGATTACTTTGTTGCGACCAAGTTTTAAGTGTCTTGCAGTGTTTGATTCTGTATCATCGGCAGTTAAATGGCTAAAACAGAATCCTCATCCTCAACTTGCTTTTTTCGATATTCAGCTGGCCGATGGCATTAGCTTCGAGATTTTTGAACAGGTAAAAATCGATTTTCCGGTAATATTCACCACTGCATATAACGAGTATGCGCTTAAAGCATTCAAGGTTAACAGTATCGATTATCTGCTTAAGCCAGTGAATGAGAATGAGCTAAAAGCGGCTATCGATAAATTTGAAAACACCAGAAACACCTCTACATCTATTGATTCAAACCAAATTACAACGCTGATAAACCAGCTAAGCAACAGCTATAAATCGAGGTTTTTGGTGAAGGTTGGCGAGCACCTTAAGATGATTAACTGCAACGATATTGCCTTTTTTCATAGCATGGAAAAATCAACATTCATACGCAACACCGAGGGGCGCGACTACGCCATTGACCAAACCCTCGACCAACTTGAACTGGTTGTAAACCCATCTGAGTTCTACCGCGTTAATCGCGGTTGCATTATTGGAATAAACTCCATTCGCGATATTGTGGCCTACTCCAATAGTCGCCTCAAAATAGTTCCAACCGTAAAAGTCGACGAGGATATAATTGTAAGCCGCGAGCGCGTGTCGGGGTTTAAGGAGTGGTTGGAAAGGTGA
- the ylmD gene encoding laccase domain protein YlmD, translating to MIYVDAPSPYYQFENLSKFSDRITHFISTRNHNGSNRFTIGMNEYLDEAGVNVNREILAEQFNFKPDSYVFAEQVHGNIVEFISPEKRGLGAFNRASSLPRSDAMITHHSNICIVAQAADCVPILFYDPNKKVIASAHAGWKGTVAKIAGEVIKSYKKLYNSNPEDIIVGIGPSIGPCCYEVGHEVAEQAKESFINTNKLLIQNPKYIKPVFNLWEANISALIEQGVKPENIEVAKVCTKCNNSEFFSARAGDRGRFGGFIMLKKSDK from the coding sequence ATGATTTACGTTGATGCTCCTAGTCCATACTACCAATTCGAAAACTTAAGCAAGTTTTCGGACAGAATAACCCATTTCATTTCAACCCGAAACCATAACGGAAGTAATAGATTTACAATTGGAATGAACGAATACCTAGATGAAGCAGGTGTTAACGTAAACAGAGAAATTCTTGCAGAGCAATTCAACTTTAAACCCGATTCGTATGTATTTGCGGAGCAAGTACACGGCAATATTGTAGAGTTCATTAGCCCTGAAAAACGAGGGCTGGGTGCTTTCAACAGAGCCTCCTCCCTACCCCGCTCCGATGCAATGATAACACATCATTCCAATATTTGCATTGTTGCACAAGCGGCCGATTGTGTTCCAATCCTTTTCTACGACCCCAATAAAAAGGTTATTGCTAGCGCACACGCTGGCTGGAAAGGAACTGTAGCAAAAATTGCAGGAGAAGTAATAAAATCATATAAAAAACTATACAACTCCAATCCCGAAGATATTATAGTAGGTATTGGTCCATCCATTGGGCCGTGCTGCTATGAGGTTGGACACGAAGTGGCTGAACAAGCAAAGGAATCCTTTATTAATACAAATAAACTTCTTATTCAAAACCCCAAATACATAAAGCCAGTATTCAACCTTTGGGAGGCAAACATAAGTGCGCTAATTGAGCAAGGTGTAAAGCCTGAAAATATTGAAGTAGCCAAAGTTTGCACAAAGTGCAATAATTCCGAATTCTTCTCGGCTCGCGCTGGCGATAGGGGACGATTTGGAGGGTTTATTATGCTGAAAAAGAGTGACAAGTGA